The genomic segment AGCATCCAATGATGGTACTTTTTTGTCATCTTCAGATTCAGCTGGGCATCAAGATTTGTCACAAAAACAGTTATGTGCTGATGACACAGGATCTGAACTGGCTATTAACATGCAAGAAGACCAACGTGTTGTACTAACTGCTCAACAATCTGTAACCGCTGAAGTGCCAGTAAGCCAACATGGTGATAAGGACAAAAGTGAGAATCCAACCGAACCAGCGCTTTCCTCAGTCCCAACAGTCCCATGGACAACTGTCACATTAATGAAGTTTTTACAGGATGCTGAAAAAGCTCAGATGAATCGCAGAAGAAATTTTACAAATGTTGATTCTTCAAGCAAATTATTGAGCATGTTTTGGGATGGTAGCTGTACAAGTTTGGCACAAAAGCTCAAGACAGGCTGGTACAAAGATTTAATCACTGATACTATACAATTCTGCAGCAAATATGTAACACCAGACACTGTCATACTGTCACAAGTAAAGTACGGCTTTGGGAAACAACTCAGAAGCTACCATGTCCTTGAAGATAATGAAGTTTATTTAGAACCACCCTACAAATCATCATGGTTAAATGTCAATGATCAGCTGGATGACATTGATACAGAGTTTGGCTTCCAGTGGTCTTTGAAGCATCGTCTTCACGTGATTGAGAGTGACAGTCAGCCAGATCAAGATGGGACAGGCGACAGCATTCCTGCACAGATTATAAGTGAGGTGTCAAACAAGGTCTTGTCACAAACCGAGCTTGAACCTCTTGACTCCAGTGAAGAAAAACAAGCTTCCACTGTTGAATCCACTTCAACGCAAACTGCCTCTCCTATTAAAAAAGAGAGTGTCAGAGATCCACATTACTCATTTGAAATCCAAGTTTTGCCTCCAGAAGAGGCCAAAGTTATCTTTGAGCAAATACAAAGCAAGATGCCACAAAGTAGAGACACGGACAGTCAGCCAGAGAGAGTCATGAATAGCTCAGTGGAGGGTGAGCTACCTGAGGTTATAAATGTAACACTGAGTGACTCAAAACTGAAGAACGAGTCAGTCTGTCCAATAGAACAGGTATGCTGCATtgacaggtggatggaaataaTTTTGGGCTCAAGCATGCCTTATTTGAGTAAATGCCAGTGCAAGAACAAGCAAAGTCATACAGATTTCACTGACAAGACCCTTGATAACGAAAGGATGCCTGTACAAAAGAAGGATAAACCGTGTGCGATCAGGTCTGGCAGCAAATTCCACTCCACTGCCATAGGAGAGAATCAAGTGAAAGGTGGGGAGAACGTCAACAATCAAATTATGACATTTAGTCAAACCATTGACTTTACTCAAGATAATGACAAACCTCACTCATGTTCTGACAAAGAACCACAGAACATTTCTAAGATAAGCATAGATAATAGCCAGTCAAGCATTATACTCATAAGTGAAAACGAAGATGAAGATCTCTtcagcagtgaaaatgaaattccCAACCAGATGCCAGACTTTGAAAAGGATTCTGAACACGCTCAGATGAAATTGACAGAAAGTAGCCAGTCAAGCTGTTCAGACAGTagtgagaaagaaacaaaacaattatcCAGAAGTGACACTGAAATTCAGTCAGACCCTGAGGTGGATTGTGTACAAGATCAGTTGAAATCTACAGGAAGTACTCTGTCGTGTACTTCAGTCAGTAGTGACAAAGAAATTGAAAATCTCTCCAACAGTGAAAGTAAAGTTGCCAGGCAGATGTCAGAACTTGAAGAGAATTGTGGACAAGCTCAGCTGACATCTACAAGTGTGCCAAAGTCATCATTGGAAAGTGAAGAAGAACAAACTCAAATTAGTGCAACTCCTGCCCTCCAGACAACTTTCAGCCTTAGTGGTAAACATGAAactgttaaaagaaaacagaagacaCTAAGCAGTTATGATGGATTTTCCCCATTTCTTAAGAAATCAAAGAAATGCAAACCCCCTGTTGTGGATTCACAGCCTGCCCTTGAGGGCATTTCAAAATGTAGGAAGGTTTTTGTTGATGCAACTGATAGTGAACCTTTAGCCTCAAACGTTAGAACTGTAGAACTGGTACTGTTTGGCTCAGCACCACAAGACAAGTGTGCTTTAATTGGCGGCAGAAAGAGACATATTTCATCTCCCGTGTCTGATGGAGTACCAAGGCCTCCAGAAGTTCTCACTGTGAATCTCAGTCCCTTGAGGAGAAAGTCCAGTGAAACTGTCCCGGCGGGGGAATATTCAATCAAACGAGTGATTTACGAAAAATGGAGGAGAGGTTTTCCACCAACTAAAATTAGGTGCAGAagtaaactgaaaacacagaagtgTACTTTTGCCTCTTTATCTGGGGTGAATCTCAGGAAAGCGGAGATTGGCCCCACCAACACTGAGGAGCTGCCAGTTTCCTCTGAAACGAGGATCTGGAATCGAAATAGTAAGCGCTGCCTCAgtctgaagaggaggaggtccCTCTCTAACGGACTCAAACCTGGAGGGGAGAAGATGAGGAAGGATATGGTCTCACTCAAACATCCTGCCGATCAAGAGAGAAGTAATGCTGAAAATGGAAGCCATGCTGTCATGCCTCTCCAGCAGAACGATGTCCTGAGGTTCAGTGTGTTACCCAATACCTTCAACTTCAAAGATGGCTCCAATGGGAGAAAGGAACCCAATGATCCTGTTCCAGGTCAGACATAATATTGAGATTAAAGAGGTACTATAATGATTGTTTTTCAAACTtcatgcccccagtttgtaacaaaGGCTTACTGTTAAAAACCtttagtctccaagcccaagccgagataaccctgatgacatcactgacaGGTCTCAGGTCCTTTGAACAAGGCCCGCTAGTTGTACCTAAACAGAAGCTCATCTAATGGaaacaattaaacaatttgTTATTTAAGTAACAATGAAACTGAAAGGGAGATTCTTTTATCTGGATCAGATGAAGTTGAAATCAGTCAGGCCACAAGTCGATTTTTAGTTAAGACTGCTTTATTCACACGTATGGTCAGACTCAGGAGTAGAACAAAGTTACACCCTCGAGTCTGCAATGAGACAAAGGAAGACTGAGACTTGTATAGTATGGAATGACCCCAGGCATTTCTATAGGGGAGGAATACAGCCAAGATGTATAAGTTATAAAAGTTGATGtggaattatttttattattatttagaatacaaaagcattttaaatgtttatctttTGTCATCATGCAAAACCACctattacacatacacacactcacacccagAAAGTTAATGTAGCTGACACATTAGTATATTATCCAACAATGTCTTCAGTGATGATGAATtagtacaaatgcaaaaacagtggtgagcagaaaaaaacatcttatttaTCTGAACTGGTCATAACCAGATGACTGGTCAGGTCATCTTGcagtttcaaaatgtaaaagggGGGGTTCCTCTTTATAATTCAAGTGATTATATATTCTGTAATGCTGAtgctgaaaaaaatcttttaaaaaatgggtTGTTTTTTCCAGTGTCCTTTCTCAGCTAaacctgattttattttctttttttcagataagCCTGACCTCTTTGAAGGAAAGAACGAGAGCCACAACAAAACTGCCATAAGGGCAAAAGGTAACAAATTCAACTAAGACATACCTAAAATCTTcttcttatttttcatttctttgttatTATTTAGGCAGTGGCTACAGTTTTTCTTAATTATGATGAATAATAACTGCATCTTAGGTACATGGTGTCTAAAACCTGAGAAGTATCATCCTCTACTTTCGTCTCCCGCCCCCAAGACCTCCAGCCTCTTCCTTGAGTTTCAGAAGAAATACAAGGAGATGATACAGCAACCCATGGCTGAATAACATGACAGGGAGAAGTCAAATATTGTCTTCTCTGTGGGAAATTCTTCATTTATGAAAATTCCTTTCAAGATTGTtaaagaaattatgttttgtgtctttgtataTTCAAGGAGTTAACTGAAGTTGTGCCAGTTTTGTATATATTTGCTCTAAACAGTTACTACTGTATACAGGACACATGTTCTCATTAGTTTGCACGTAAAATTAGCTGTTTACATGGCTGTAAGTTGTAAATGCAAAAACTTTACTTGCAGGCAATCTGTGAACTATATGTTTCaactaaatatattttcatatttttctccaTTAAGAATATTTTTCTGCAATATTTGCAacttaaacatattttataagaaacaagaaatgtgatcaagtttttttgtactggaaaatgcagttttaatgtcCTACATTAAATAGTCTGTTAAAATCACATGAATTGTCGTTATTACTGAGTATGTTAATATGAGCTGCCTTATTTAAaggcagaggtggaagaagatCTTTTACAtagtaaaaatagcaataccacagtgtagaaatacacTCACAATTAAATGTCATGCATTCCAattttcacttaagtaaaagtacaaaagtattggtatcaaaatatacttaaagtatcaaaagttaaagtactcattatgcagaatggacCTGTTCTATTGTGTGAGCTCAATGCACTGCAATTTAAGAAAATGCGTGCAAAttgacaaaacaagctaattaagaaaacatcttcatcaatttgacaacacatgcgcagcatttagaaaaaatgctgcaaagtgagaaaacatCCATTGGCCTACAGAAAACAACCAAATTTAaaggccttgctcaagggcacctcagtggtggtagaGCCCTTTCCTTGAGTCCACAGCAGAGATATCTTCACTTACTGAGCAGAGCTTATGTTCATCTGTCATACTGAAACACAGGCAGGCGAACTTGATCAAGGGTCAAAACATTGCCACACGGATTATCAGCATTCATCTGTTAGACATATCAATTAAATAGAAGACCACTGAGAATCTTTATGCTAGAGACATAAGTCTTTGTGTGATTATTGGGATATGTGTGGGAGTTAACACGTGAGTTTGAGTCACTGAGTTGTCTATTATTATGCGTATGTTGAGGAAAAAAGACGCATACTCTGCTTTCGGATTGTCCAAGGTGTCTGGTTATCTTCACATATGCACGGTCCACAATCAAGAGTACTAAGTCGACAGGTTTGTGCAGCTGAAGCACAGCAGTCAGACTTCCCGAcccagagagaaacaaaaacagtatgTTCTGAGATATGAGTGCAGGAGTTATGTGGGAGTAATGACTTTTTTAACCTCAGTTAATGAGCATGAAGCTccaaactgaaaacattgtAAATTCTGCACTGTCTGGGCTGGAGATTAACGTCTTGCGTTAGTAAGGCACAGATGTTAGTATGTAAGACTGGAGAAAACAAGTGGTTAGAGCAGATACATATCttacacaaagcaacatttcaTACACATCTTCACACACAACTTTGTGTGGGAGCTGCAGGCTTTCTGGTAGTCATGATTAGAAGGACCTTGAAGATGTGCTCTGTTCCCTATCTCACATGTACGCAAACTGATTCTATCTGGTAAATGAAGACACTAAGTTTGACCTGTTTCAATATCTCATGACCTGTTATACAAGACTTCTGGACatatattgattgattgattgattttaggGATTATCAGACACAAGAAAGCAAAATCCAAAGGATAAcatgtgaaagtgaaaacacttATTTCCAACATGCTCCCAAGATGTTAGAAGACATTAGGATATAAGCTTGTGACAAAGTGGAATACTTTGGTGGAGACTGTACCCATGCATGCCCTCTGTACTGAAGGCTTCTCTGATATCAGATTTGTgttgaataaaaacatatacacaagTAACCTCAACTTGGGCTGATCGTGTTGTATTCTTTTATTCATCAAAGTGAAAACTGACCAGAAGTACACATTTAATTCATCACTGTTAGGTTAAATATCGGTCAGTCCATGTTGAAGTTGCATGTGTTACAGTTTAGAGTATGTTTATCTATAATATATCAGTTGGACTGGGACCACATCTGTTTGGAATATTATGGTAATGTAAAAGACAGGGTTTCCAGATGTGTCTTGGGGGGTCCAGGAAAGTAAGATTAATATATATAGGTTAcctttataatatatatataataaaggtAACCAATAAGGGTGGCCCCAACTAAGGTTAAAGGTCAATTTCTAGAATGGTATATATACTTTAAGCTTTTCTTGGTTCTTTTAGTATTCTTGTAATGCTCCTCAGCTGATATTAAACCCAGCCTGCAGtacttgttttatctttctttatatttctactatgtttattgttttgcaccacaataccaaagcaaattccttgtatctGTAAACCTACTTCGCAATAAAGtggattctgattctgattcttataCGATTTTACAGTGTTGAGGATTCTGGTATAAAGTAAACACGGAGTGAACTCCAAAGGTTGTTTTTTCTGCACACAATACACTTTCTCACTTTGTTATCAGGAATCACTCACTTTTGCTGAAGCAAGAGACTAGCTTGTTTTGTTGGCATCAGAATATATGCAACACTTTCTATCTAAATTTGATGGAGCCTAGAGTCagattttctcctctcttccaaaaaatgcctcctctctctctctctctctctctctacttctGGGGGTGAGGAATTTGACTCCAACccctggggtgtgtgtgtgtgtgtgtgtgtgtgtgtgtgtgtgagagagagagagagggagagctctctctctcacacacacacacacacacaaacacaagcaagcATAATAATAAGCATCCGAAGGCTTAAGGCATAATCTTTAAAGAGCCACTAGTGCCTTTAGGTGCTCTGACAGCTATGCTTTTGGAGTAGTTGAACATGCAGTACTGactgaggaagaaagagaagagatgtATTTTACTACAAATAATGTATAATCACTTATTCTTGAAAGTGATCCTTATAACACATTAACATTATTGTGGCTTGGAAGCACTTGTAAATGTTCAATAAACTGCATACCAGCATCGGCCCCCCGACCTCCGACCTATTTGAAATGCGAGGTGGTTCTAAGCATCAGTGGGCACTGAGGAAATGGAGTGAACACATGTTCACTTCTGCATGTCTTCTCCTTTAAGAGGCTTCATACCtgtgttttataattatttGTTATAAAAGTTCCTTTAAATAATCAGATTTTGGATATTCatcctgtgtctctgtccctctggTCAACATGCAGTGAGAAGACTGAGTACACAAAGAGGTGTCAACCCCCACCTCtccctttctcactctctctctgtcacacacacacacatcaaacattGAAAAAAGTGTATATTgtaatatatagaatatataatataatatattgaaATTCAATTGACAAAAGGGTCTTGGGTTAAAGGCCCTTGCAGGCTGAAGTCATAGTATGAATGACTTCATACAGAGAAATAAGTAGTAGCAGttctgtggggaaaaaaaaagtaaaatacacgTCTTCAATAAGTGTGTGAGGAGTCTTTTATTAATATGGTTCCTTTAAAGCCCGACCAAGACGTTTTGACTTCTGTgggaaaaatgcagaaaatgcatGTCCCGCAGATTAGGCGAcctgttatagtttgaggttttgtcatatttcctgttttatttcgTAGTATtgtccttcccttgtgtgtcttgtggtctatcttcctgtctttgtttgctttccatccagttttgattgttgggcCCTCCTttattgtttgcacctgtgtctcgttgtctcacctcccttagagtatttagtccgggtcttttcctttgtttgttgttggagCATTGTgttactgttgtgtgtgtgtgtgtgtgtgtgtgtgtgtgtgtgtgtgtgtgtgtgtgtgtgtgtgtgtgtgtgtgtgtgtgtgtgtgtgtgtgtgtgtgtgtgtgtgtgtgtgtgtgtgtgtgtgtgtgtgtgtgtgtgtgtgtgtgtgttggttggtATGTTCaaaagcattttgtttgttttattgttacaaCTCTCTCACATTGGAAAGTCTGACTTTCCCAAGTATGAACTTGTGATGAcagtgatgtttgtttgtttgttcatgaCTGCTTTGTTTCATCGGATTCAATtggtctctctcttcctttaaacattaatttatgtgacacattttaaacctaTAAATACCTAACTGCTGGCAAATGAGGTAGGCAGATCCTGAAgggcagtgtttgtgtttttgtgatctTGGTGTTGTTTAGgattaatttcattttgtgtttcattgcCTTGTGTACAGTGACTTGAGGAGTTGCTCtccagatagatagatagatatcccAGCTGAATTGAAATTATAGACTGACACCTCAGTCAAATCTCAGTGCAGCAGCTTTAGATTAAACCTCAGAGTGACCTCTAGTGACAGTCATGATTTGTACATgacattgacacacacaaaccacaaaccACAGCTTTTCAGGAcacagcatttttttatttttagatgagATTTGGGTCAGATAACACAAGTGCAGCTAAGCTGACAACAGAGCAACAGTAGGCTGGACTTATTCTGTCCTTCATCACACCTTTCCTTTTGGAACTCTTAATTTGCCTTTAGaccctgttggatttgtttagcctctGATGTAATTTCCTGGTTTTGACCAGGTTGAGGTTTCTCATAATCCTCCAAGTTATTTGGACCTGAATTTGTACTTCAATTCAAGAGAAAGTATTATGGGATCTTATAATGCTCTATTCTCTGCCTGCCGTTtgactgtctgcctgtacctgcctgtagcAGCTATGtcacacaaataaatactgtagtcaTCCCGCTATGAACTGATTTATCATAATTCAGGACATCTCAGGAGTCTGCATTAATCAGAAATTACGATAGCTTGGCTGGGTGGATTTGCTGAAGGGTTCCACTCCTCTAGTAAAATCCTGTGCACACGCTTTCTGACAAAAATATTGACCTGATGGATGACCTTAAATCGATTGATTGCCAACGCCAGCTTATCAATACTGAACAAGTATTGACTTCTGTGGGAAGAACTGTAAAAATGCATAGATTCTTTGGATCTTTTGTAAGAAGTCTTAAAGTCTCCACAACCGAGAGTAGGGTAGTTTGGACACGGATATCTTTATTCCATGGCTCCACGGTAGAATGCTATTCTCTTTTTATATTCTCTTTAGTTCTGGGTCTCTAAGTGTTCTACTAAAACTGGATGTACTGTCCCCAAAGATTGTTTTTTCAGagctgaaaaacaacatcaatAGTCCAGGAATGAGTAACAGTTGTGCCGGGTTTAAAACctgtattaaaaacacaagtcaTTTTCAGACTCTGGTAATTCAGTCACTGTGGAAACTTGTCAGTGTGATGAATCTGCCTCCCTAATAACCATGGCCGCAGTTCTGCGTCTAAACTACCCTGCAATAAGAAATCGGGTCagccatttttttaaactatttttgtTGTCAGAAAGGTCTGTGGATCTGTGGGACAtaaatatttttgcaatttCCCACAACATACGCTTTATGCAATGTTtgcatgtttctgtgtctgaGAGAGTTtatgtatgattttattttacagatgctttggcaatgttaacatctgtttcccatgccaataaagcccaattgaatttcaCTGGGGCATTGCATTACACTGACTATACTGTGGCCTGCATTTGAATTATGTGAAACCTGTGTGGATTTTTGCATTGCATCACAATTTAGCCTGCAGGGTATCGGCAGTAATTACTTTAGAGCCTTTTAATGGTGCAGTTCTTTTAATCTAACCTATACTCTTTAGCAATGACATAAAATTACAATCTcacttaaacatttttaactatCAACAAAGCATAAGCAGTTACATAACCATCCATAATATGGAAATATTTGCACTAAAAGGAAATACCATTTGACAAACTACCCCTGTCTGTCCTAAGAGACACAGGCCTCAGTCTgttcagaggtcaaaggtctcACCTCCCACTATAAACAAGCATTTGAGACACAGAAACCAGGGAGTAAAGACAGTCTGTGACCAAAGGGATGTTTAGTGCCAAATGGTGATGAACCTAATCCTGAATTTATGGCAGGATCACTTTTAAAGGCCAATACCACCATATTCCAAAAGTCACAGACTCAGTCATATTGGCTTCTTCTGGTCCAAAGTTCTTTATACTGATGCTGAACAGCAGACCAGTTTTGTTAACAGACCTCTTTAATGGCTTTTCAAATATTGCTGTGCCTGGTACAAATCCCCCTGGTGCCTTCTGGGTGAGAGGGGGTTCCTCTGTGCCTCAGTGATCGTTAGCAGACTGGGTTATAttatcagagtgtgtgtgtgtgtgtgatatgttcAAAAGCATCAATTTGATGGATGATCAGACACAGTATTCGGTGTCGAGCAGATTTATTCAATGTTACAACTCTCTCACATTGGAAAGTCTGACTTTCCCAAGTATGAACTTGTGATGACTGTGATGTGTTCACTCTCCCATTATCAACCAGCTAGGGCCTTCAATTACTTGTTTTTCCTCATACCATATAATAAAAAGTTTAACAGTCTAGACTAAACTTTGTACCAGAGACCACTCAAGGTTTCTCTGCACCAAGTTCAGAAAACAATTCATGACTGCTTTGTTTCATCGGATAATCAATtggtctctctcttcctttaaacattaatttatgtgacacattttaaacctaTAAATACCTAACTGCTGGCAAATGAGGTAGGCAGATCCTGAAgggcagtgtttgtgttttttgtgatctTGGTGTTGTTTAGgattaatttcattttgtgtttcattgcCTTGTGTACAGTGACTTGAGGAGTTGCTCtccagatagatagatagatatcccAGCTGAATTGAAATTATAGACTGACACCTCAGTCAAATCTCAGTGCAGCAGCTTTAGATTAAACCTCAGAGTGACCTCTAGTGACAGTCATGATTTGTACATgacattgacacacacaaaccacaaaccACAGCTTTTCAGgacacagcattttttttattttttagatgaGATTTGGGTCAGATAACACAAGTGCAGCTAAGCTGACAACAGAGCAACAGTAGGCTCTCACTAATTCTGTCCTTCATCACAACTC from the Siniperca chuatsi isolate FFG_IHB_CAS linkage group LG4, ASM2008510v1, whole genome shotgun sequence genome contains:
- the si:ch211-106e7.2 gene encoding uncharacterized protein si:ch211-106e7.2: MHSCAWMNRQYQQLGPSPQAATQLTNNTMRNQQAETANNSWQYRTPNTGDRPPQSAHFTFHDGAYSNRQTSNWQTSAVPHQAVFSQQPAGGKTNNYYTTLSNGNLQNSSTNMQSGNHGLQSTNGFQDAIQQDFHQNSMGNGKQSIMAQDGNVVSNRQHCRVQKSLFQNVSGVSTIPVSVYTTAATSLPHEQVVCTSTLVSAHNRQTAHNQNCRQKSTQHGFSPSILPPSYNTAVSLSLRKNSITANSSSGEQILHSMLQKTQQYSTQQNNGREATSSINSNSYRSQYETSLFLSKTNDPLLNPAADTGQQMSSRQMIIARIADDLRKSFIATSDGRPPVFTSSAYSGKHFVSKSNQNMQPVSTVTESNNSNASQSLALNSGQSLPKTTQSVMARTQLSVDTLPRQSSVPNVFHVTTTGDGSGSKAANAFIPKSNLVGSLSDSSQLMQLHETQSSVANNREMLEILEMLSSVKSNDSSILSSPGRTGARAVAVVQPLSQESYRAASKHTSSNTINQTGERTATNESLNNLEKLFISPAVAKNKNAQCLREGSNLYPENPNQMKSKKSSAASNDGTFLSSSDSAGHQDLSQKQLCADDTGSELAINMQEDQRVVLTAQQSVTAEVPVSQHGDKDKSENPTEPALSSVPTVPWTTVTLMKFLQDAEKAQMNRRRNFTNVDSSSKLLSMFWDGSCTSLAQKLKTGWYKDLITDTIQFCSKYVTPDTVILSQVKYGFGKQLRSYHVLEDNEVYLEPPYKSSWLNVNDQLDDIDTEFGFQWSLKHRLHVIESDSQPDQDGTGDSIPAQIISEVSNKVLSQTELEPLDSSEEKQASTVESTSTQTASPIKKESVRDPHYSFEIQVLPPEEAKVIFEQIQSKMPQSRDTDSQPERVMNSSVEGELPEVINVTLSDSKLKNESVCPIEQVCCIDRWMEIILGSSMPYLSKCQCKNKQSHTDFTDKTLDNERMPVQKKDKPCAIRSGSKFHSTAIGENQVKGGENVNNQIMTFSQTIDFTQDNDKPHSCSDKEPQNISKISIDNSQSSIILISENEDEDLFSSENEIPNQMPDFEKDSEHAQMKLTESSQSSCSDSSEKETKQLSRSDTEIQSDPEVDCVQDQLKSTGSTLSCTSVSSDKEIENLSNSESKVARQMSELEENCGQAQLTSTSVPKSSLESEEEQTQISATPALQTTFSLSGKHETVKRKQKTLSSYDGFSPFLKKSKKCKPPVVDSQPALEGISKCRKVFVDATDSEPLASNVRTVELVLFGSAPQDKCALIGGRKRHISSPVSDGVPRPPEVLTVNLSPLRRKSSETVPAGEYSIKRVIYEKWRRGFPPTKIRCRSKLKTQKCTFASLSGVNLRKAEIGPTNTEELPVSSETRIWNRNSKRCLSLKRRRSLSNGLKPGGEKMRKDMVSLKHPADQERSNAENGSHAVMPLQQNDVLRFSVLPNTFNFKDGSNGRKEPNDPVPDKPDLFEGKNESHNKTAIRAKGTWCLKPEKYHPLLSSPAPKTSSLFLEFQKKYKEMIQQPMAE